From a region of the Methanolinea sp. genome:
- a CDS encoding DUF2124 domain-containing protein, producing the protein MKQKEVFQGVPGMLRPFKEYLEKKGLKAGDQVVYYGCPGTCTPFVELLGFATRGMNLEQVFVPYVDESKAQKLKLVSDIGMQAAGAVEISSPKAVVVMGGLAMPNVPVTLEQVKAAVEKYHDAALVGICFMKMFEKGGWLKAMEFDLLIDATIDPVDVWK; encoded by the coding sequence ATGAAACAAAAAGAGGTATTCCAGGGTGTTCCCGGCATGCTCCGGCCGTTCAAAGAGTACCTGGAGAAGAAGGGGTTGAAAGCCGGAGACCAGGTTGTGTACTACGGCTGCCCGGGCACCTGCACCCCGTTCGTCGAACTTCTCGGGTTTGCCACGCGTGGCATGAACCTTGAACAGGTATTCGTGCCCTACGTAGATGAATCAAAAGCGCAGAAACTGAAACTGGTTTCCGATATCGGCATGCAGGCTGCGGGTGCGGTGGAGATATCATCTCCGAAAGCAGTCGTGGTCATGGGCGGCCTTGCCATGCCGAATGTCCCGGTGACCCTGGAGCAGGTGAAAGCGGCGGTTGAAAAATACCATGATGCGGCCCTCGTCGGCATCTGTTTCATGAAGATGTTTGAGAAGGGAGGGTGGCTGAAAGCCATGGAATTTGACCTGCTGATCGATGCCACGATCGATCCGGTTGATGTCTGGAAATGA
- a CDS encoding flavodoxin domain-containing protein gives MERILVCYATRYGSTRDIATIIADVLREAGYEVTLSPVTDAGDPAGYDAVVIGSPLYMGKWLVEAREFVSRFRYSLRSRPVAVFSAGFTLRDRTAGHLGAADGALASSVKPFLSPVSAGYFAGKLDPDHMTVADRAIIRLTGTVPGDFRDADEIKKWAGTLPTLLFC, from the coding sequence ATGGAACGAATCCTCGTCTGTTATGCCACCCGGTACGGTTCAACCCGGGACATTGCCACAATTATCGCCGATGTGCTTCGGGAAGCAGGGTACGAAGTGACCCTCTCGCCTGTAACGGATGCGGGCGACCCTGCCGGGTACGATGCCGTGGTCATCGGGAGCCCGCTCTACATGGGAAAGTGGCTTGTTGAAGCGCGGGAGTTCGTTAGCCGGTTCAGGTACTCCCTCCGATCGCGCCCGGTGGCCGTCTTTTCAGCCGGCTTTACGCTTCGGGACCGGACCGCCGGCCACCTCGGTGCAGCCGATGGCGCACTCGCCTCCTCGGTGAAGCCCTTTCTTTCTCCCGTATCCGCAGGCTACTTTGCCGGGAAGCTTGACCCGGACCATATGACAGTTGCAGACCGGGCGATTATCAGGCTTACCGGAACGGTTCCCGGAGATTTCCGCGATGCCGATGAGATAAAAAAGTGGGCCGGAACCCTTCCTACACTCCTGTTCTGCTGA